In one window of Primulina tabacum isolate GXHZ01 chromosome 8, ASM2559414v2, whole genome shotgun sequence DNA:
- the LOC142552958 gene encoding small ribosomal subunit protein uS13c-like, producing MTHPAETGWVLHPLSKRIRSNQQNVLHFIFLSCKTMAQSLATPVLPSLSLISNPISTSSKSLLSFPLSTSLPKIGGLSIKCARVGGVEIPNNKRVEYSLQYIHGIGRTLAKQILVDLNFENKVTKDFSEEELTTLREEVSKYMIEGDLRRFNALAIRRLKEIQCYRGVRHVQGLPCRGQRTKNNCRTLKGKRVAIPGKKKK from the exons ATGACCCATCCGGCAGAAACCGGGTGGGTACTCCACCCCCTATCCAAAAGGATAAGGAGCAACCAACAAAATGTGCTCCATTTCATATTCCTGTCCTGCAAAACAATGGCGCAATCGCTAGCGACACCTGTGCTCCCATCATTATCTCTAATTTCCAATCCCATTTCCACCTCCTCCAAGAGTTTGCTGTCTTTCCCTCTTTCCACCTCCCTTCCCAAG ATTGGTGGGTTGAGTATAAAATGTGCGCGTGTGGGTGGGGTGGAGATACCCAACAACAAGAGAGTTGAATACTCCCTGCAGTATATTCATGGGATTGGGCGTACCCTTGCCAAGCAGATTTTGGTTGATCTCAATTTTGAGAATAAGGTAACTAAAGATTTTTCGGAAGAAGAACTCACCACTCTACGTGAGGAAGTCTCGAAGTACATGATCGAAGGGGACCTT AGGAGATTCAACGCACTTGCAATCAGAAGGTTGAAAGAGATACAATGCTATAGGGGGGTTCGACACGTTCAGGGATTGCCTTGCAGAGGACAAAGGACTAAAAATAACTGCCGGACCTTGAAGGGCAAAAGGGTTGCCATCCCtgggaagaagaagaagtaa
- the LOC142552957 gene encoding uncharacterized protein LOC142552957 isoform X2 codes for MGDSGKPTTYVIFCGPNFPASHNYTKEYLQAHPFIQVDVIPFEDVPDVIGNYDMCVVKDLRLTSDIISRANQMKLIMQFGVGLEGVDIKAATNRGIKVARIPSNATGNATSCAEMAIYLMLGLLRKQYDMQIAVRQKQLGNPVGDTLLGKTVFLMGFGNIGIHLAKRLRPFGVKILATKRTWPLPLWNSGESVASFNGYGISDDLVDEKGVHGDILKFASQADIVVCCLSLNSETVGIVDKVFISSMKKGAFLINIARGRLLDYDAVLYHLKTGHLGGLGIDVAWTEPFDPDDAILKFPNVIITPHVAGVTEYSYRSMAKVVGDVALQLHGGTSLTGIEIVN; via the exons ATGGGTGACAGTGGCAAGCCCACCACTTATGTTATATTCTGTGGGCCAAATTTTCCTGCTTCTCATAATTATACAAAAGAGTATCTGCAAGCCCATCCATTCATCCAG GTTGATGTAATCCCCTTTGAAGATGTCCCTGATGTTATTGGAAACTATGATATGTGTGTTGTCAAAGATTTGAggctaacttcagatatcatatCCCGAGCAAACCAAATGAAGCTTATCATGCAATTTGGAGTTGGCCTGGAAG GGGTTGACATAAAGGCTGCTACAAACCGTGGAATAAAAGTTGCCAGGATCCCAAGCAATGCCACTGGAAATGCAACTTCATGTGCTGAAATGGCTATATACCTGATGTTGGGCCTCCTTCGTAAGCAA TACGACATGCAAATAGCTGTGAGGCAGAAACAACTTGGAAATCCAGTTGGTGACACATTGCTCGGAAAAACG GTTTTCCTCATGGGATTTGGAAATATTGGCATCCACTTAGCCAAGCGTTTACGACCCTTCGGTGTGAAAATACTTGCTACAAAAAGGACTTGGCCTTTACCTTTGTGGAACTCAGGCGAATCTGTTG CATCATTCAATGGATACGGTATCAGTGATGATCTAGTCGACGAGAAGGGTGTCCATGGGGATATTCTGAAATTTGCTAGCCAGGCGGACATAGTAGTCTGTTGCTTGTCATTGAACAGTGAAACG GTTGGCATTGTGGACAAAGTTTTCATATCTTCCATGAAAAAG GGCGCTTTCCTCATAAACATAGCACGAGGCCGTCTCTTGGACTACGATGCTGTACTTTATCATCTCAAAACTGGTCACTTAGGAGGCCTAGGGATTGATGTTGCATGGACCGAGCCATTTGATCCCGATGATGCTATTTTGAAGTTTCCGAATGTCATTATAACACCCCATGTTGCTGGAGTTACTGAATATTCCTATAGATCCATGGCGAAG GTCGTTGGAGATGTGGCCCTTCAACTCCACGGGGGAACTTCTTTAACGGGGATAGAAATTGTAAATTGA
- the LOC142552956 gene encoding mitogen-activated protein kinase homolog MMK1-like: protein MEGGVQPADTVMSDAESQPPPPPPPIDHIPAMLSHGGRFIQYNIFGNIFEVTSKYKAPIMPIGKGAYGIVCSALNSETNEHVAIKKIANAFDNKIDAKRTLREIKLLRHMDHENVVAIRDIIPPPLREAFNDVYIAYELMDTDLYQIIRSNQALSEEHCQYFLYQILRGLKYIHSANVLHRDLKPSNLLLNANCDLKICDFGLARVTSETDFMTEYVVTRWYRPPELLLNSSDYTAAIDVWSVGCIFMELMERKPLFPGRDHVHQLRLLMELIGTPSEAELGCLNENAKRYIQQLPPYHRQSFTEKFSRVHPLAIDLVEKMLTFDPRQRITVEDALAHPYLNSLHDISDEPVCTTPFSFDFEQHALTEEQMKELIYRESLAFNPEYQHM, encoded by the exons ATGGAGGGTGGGGTTCAGCCAGCGGACACCGTTATGTCGGACGCCGAGTCGcagccgccgccgccgccgccgccgatCGACCATATCCCAGCGATGCTCAGCCACGGGGGCCGATTCATTCAATACAACATATTTGGCAACATCTTCGAGGTCACCTCTAAATACAAAGCCCCCATCATGCCAATTGGCAAAGGCGCATACGGCATCGTTTG CTCGGCTTTGAATTCGGAGACGAATGAGCATGTGGCGATAAAAAAGATTGCCAATGCTTTCGACAATAAAATCGATGCTAAGAGGACTCTGCGTGAGATAAAGCTTCTTCGCCATATGGATCATGAAAAC GTTGTTGCAATCAGAGATATAATACCACCTCCTCTGAGGGAGGCATTTAATGATGTTTACATCGCGTATGAACTCATGGACACCGATCTCTATCAGATCATCCGTTCTAATCAAGCATTGTCTGAGGAGCATTGCCAG TATTTCTTGTATCAGATTCTTCGTGGGTTAAAATACATACATTCGGCAAATGTTCTGCACAGGGATTTGAAGCCGAGCAATCTTCTCCTCAATGCGAATTGTGACCTAaagatatgtgattttggatTGGCACGAGTGACATCTGAAACAGATTTTATGACCGAATATGTCGTTACGAGGTGGTATCGGCCTCCTGAACTGTTGCTAAATTCATCTGATTATACTGCTGCTATTGATGTATGGTCAGTGGGGTGCATCTTCATGGAATTAATGGAGCGCAAGCCCTTATTTCCAGGTAGAGATCATGTGCACCAGTTACGTCTGCTCATGGAG CTGATAGGCACCCCATCTGAGGCTGAGCTGGGATGTCTGAATGAAAATGCCAAAAGATACATACAGCAATTGCCTCCCTATCATCGACAATCATTTACTGAAAAGTTTTCTCGTGTGCACCCTCTTGCAATTGATCTTGTTGAGAAAATGCTGACGTTTGATCCCAGACAAAGGATTACAG tTGAAGATGCATTGGCGCATCCGTATCTCAATTCGCTCCATGACATCAGCGACGAGCCTGTTTGCACAACCCCTTTTAGTTTCGACTTTGAGCAGCATGCCCTGACTGAAGAACAAATGAAGGAGCTGATCTACCGGGAGTCTCTCGCATTCAATCCCGAGTATCAGCACATGTGA
- the LOC142552957 gene encoding uncharacterized protein LOC142552957 isoform X1 → MYRSAASRYRIDSVLTKSLVGENRFIDHVRRITSLYSNSTTGQPRLSSSSSGTLEVKEQMGDSGKPTTYVIFCGPNFPASHNYTKEYLQAHPFIQVDVIPFEDVPDVIGNYDMCVVKDLRLTSDIISRANQMKLIMQFGVGLEGVDIKAATNRGIKVARIPSNATGNATSCAEMAIYLMLGLLRKQYDMQIAVRQKQLGNPVGDTLLGKTVFLMGFGNIGIHLAKRLRPFGVKILATKRTWPLPLWNSGESVASFNGYGISDDLVDEKGVHGDILKFASQADIVVCCLSLNSETVGIVDKVFISSMKKGAFLINIARGRLLDYDAVLYHLKTGHLGGLGIDVAWTEPFDPDDAILKFPNVIITPHVAGVTEYSYRSMAKVVGDVALQLHGGTSLTGIEIVN, encoded by the exons ATGTATCGTAGCGCGGCCTCCCGTTACCGTATCGATTCAGTGCTGACGAAATCTTTGGTTGGTGAGAACAGATTCATCGACCATGTCAGGAGGATAACATCATTGTACAGTAATTCCACCACTGGACAGCCACGCCTCAGTTCATCTTCTTCAG GTACATTGGAGGTCAAAGAACAGATGGGTGACAGTGGCAAGCCCACCACTTATGTTATATTCTGTGGGCCAAATTTTCCTGCTTCTCATAATTATACAAAAGAGTATCTGCAAGCCCATCCATTCATCCAG GTTGATGTAATCCCCTTTGAAGATGTCCCTGATGTTATTGGAAACTATGATATGTGTGTTGTCAAAGATTTGAggctaacttcagatatcatatCCCGAGCAAACCAAATGAAGCTTATCATGCAATTTGGAGTTGGCCTGGAAG GGGTTGACATAAAGGCTGCTACAAACCGTGGAATAAAAGTTGCCAGGATCCCAAGCAATGCCACTGGAAATGCAACTTCATGTGCTGAAATGGCTATATACCTGATGTTGGGCCTCCTTCGTAAGCAA TACGACATGCAAATAGCTGTGAGGCAGAAACAACTTGGAAATCCAGTTGGTGACACATTGCTCGGAAAAACG GTTTTCCTCATGGGATTTGGAAATATTGGCATCCACTTAGCCAAGCGTTTACGACCCTTCGGTGTGAAAATACTTGCTACAAAAAGGACTTGGCCTTTACCTTTGTGGAACTCAGGCGAATCTGTTG CATCATTCAATGGATACGGTATCAGTGATGATCTAGTCGACGAGAAGGGTGTCCATGGGGATATTCTGAAATTTGCTAGCCAGGCGGACATAGTAGTCTGTTGCTTGTCATTGAACAGTGAAACG GTTGGCATTGTGGACAAAGTTTTCATATCTTCCATGAAAAAG GGCGCTTTCCTCATAAACATAGCACGAGGCCGTCTCTTGGACTACGATGCTGTACTTTATCATCTCAAAACTGGTCACTTAGGAGGCCTAGGGATTGATGTTGCATGGACCGAGCCATTTGATCCCGATGATGCTATTTTGAAGTTTCCGAATGTCATTATAACACCCCATGTTGCTGGAGTTACTGAATATTCCTATAGATCCATGGCGAAG GTCGTTGGAGATGTGGCCCTTCAACTCCACGGGGGAACTTCTTTAACGGGGATAGAAATTGTAAATTGA